DNA sequence from the Vicia villosa cultivar HV-30 ecotype Madison, WI linkage group LG3, Vvil1.0, whole genome shotgun sequence genome:
tgaatataccGTTGTTTGAGGGGTCGTCAGATTCAAAATTATcgatgtgtgtgagattattggctgctaaggcaaattggaatgttccagatcagtgtttggaattcttcgcaaaaatgatgttggactcaactcctatgaaagacaacttacctacaacatttaaagatgcaaagaagttggtgtcgaagttgggtttAAATGTAAGAAAAAATGATTGTTGCACTaatggttgcatgttgttttatgacaatgagtttggtactaatgatggattgttggaggaatgtaagttttgtgagagtccaagatatcaaattcaaagtaaAGCTGTTGACCGTAAGCAAACACGTGTCGCAgtgaagtccatgttttatcttccgatcataccaaggttaaaaagaatgtttgcttcaatgcatagtgcaagtcagatgacatggcatcattcaaacaaaacaagtccgggcactatgcgacatccatctgatggcgaggcttggaagcactttgatcgaatacatcctgattttgccgctgaacctagaaatgtcaggcttggattatgctctgatggatttactccatatgtccaagggtcgggaaccgcatattcttgttggccagttattgtaaccccttacaacctccctcctgagatgtgcatgacaaaaccgtaCATGTTTCTGACATGTATCATTCCAGGACCGTCGAGTCCAAAAGTTGGAATTGACGTGTACTTACAACctctaattgatgatttgaaaaggttGTGGATTGGAGTATGCACCTACGATATATCCCGTAAACAAAACTTTACTTTGCGAGCAACCTTGATGTGGACGattaacgactttccagcatatggcatgttgtctggttggggtacacatggaaaaatgggttgtccgcattgcatgggaagCTCTACGGCGTTTACGTTAGAGAAAGGGGGGAAGAGCTCGTGGTTTGATGGTCATCGCCGATTCCTACCAATAAATCATACCTATAGAAGAAATAAGACAGATTTCAAAAAAGACAAAGTGGTAAAAGATCTTCCTCCGCCTCGACTGTCACCGGGTGCAGTATGGGAACAAGTTTGTCACCACCCAAAATTCACAGATACGGGTAAAGCATGTAGAATTCCAGGATACGGGGTCgaacacaattggacaaaaagaagtataatttgggacctcccgtattggaaagataatttgttaCGCCATAATCTGGATGTTATGcacattgagaagaatttttttgataatatatttaacacagtgatggatgttaaagacaaaacaaaggataatgagaaGGCGAGACATGACATGAAAAAATGGTGTaatcgaaaagagttggagttgaagcctcaaccgaatggaaaattattaaaacccaaggcttgttacACTCTGACTTCACAAGAAGCTAAAGCAGTTTGTAGATggttaaaagaattgagaatgcccgACGGATATTCTTCAAACTTAGCAAGGTGTGCCGAcgctaacactgggaagttgcatggcatgaaaagtcatgattgccacatatttatggaacaattgctGCCAATTGCGTTTGGTTCTCTACCAaaacatgtgcttaatccactgaCTGAAATCAGTCAATTTTTTAGAGATTTTTTGTGCCTCAAGTTTAAGAGTGGATGATATCATTAAGTTGGACCAAAATATTCCAATCATTCTCTGTAATTTGGAACAAATATTTCCTCATGGAttttttgactccatggaacatctacctgtgcatcttgcatacgaagcttatcttggaggacctgttcattataggtggatgtatccatttgaaaggtttatgggtgattctaagAGATCCGTGGAAAATAAAGCTAGAGTTGAAGGATCCATATGTTCACATTACTTGCATCGGgagacatcacatttttgcagtcactatTTTAACAACTTGATGTTAACCCCAAGAATCATAAGGAATCCCGTAAATGTTAACGAAAGAAGCCAATTCACCTTATTAGTCTTTGGGCTTCCAGGTCGTCCATCTGGAAAGAAAGGTGTTcattggttgacccaacaagaaatgcaatccgcacatgtTCATGTGTTGATCAACTGCGTCGAAGTTAAACCGtatcttgagtaagtataccCAACTATTATTTTATCTATAGTGTGTAAATATTATTACCTTGAAACTTATAGTGTGTTTTTTTTATAGGGAATTTAACAACATCTATTTTCAAAGCACCAGTGTACAACCAACATCCAGTGTCATTCATGCACAATTTCCATCTTGGTTTAAGGATAGATTGTCATGCATTGTTACACCGACACCAGAAATACTCCATTTAAGAAATTTGTTTGAAGGCCCTATTCTAAGCGCAAACGAATAGCTcacatacttcgtgaacggatataaatttcacactgagacttggactgaagggaaaaaaacaaaaaatagtggTGTAttcgtaaaaggagttacagatgggggtgaagatgatttctatggctttgttaaacatatctacgagttagtatacaattacttggactcggagaataaagttgtcttgttttactgtgaatggtatgatccaactagaggcacaaaaatagacaagacatatggtactgttgagattcaaatggagCGAAGGTACAAAGAGTAcgaccctttcataatgtcacatcttgttaggcaagtttattatgttccttatccttTATTTGTGCCACGTAAGCGAGGGTTGTGTGTTGTTATAAAAACAAAACCTATAGGCCATATTGAAACTGACGACATAGTGGAAGATCTTGCTTACCAAGTTGATGAAGTTGGACCAATTAATGATGTCATTGCAGTTGGGCAAATTACCAATTTGTCTAATATAACAAATGAGGGGTATGAAGTTGATGCTTCTGTAttgttggttgaagataatgtgaaTGAAGAGCACGAAGGCGTTGGGTCTGAGGATAGTATCACAtcaaatgatgataatgatatgtaTGGAGAGCCTGTAGATTtagaataataaatgtatttataagagaatgtgttttttgtaattttacttaatgaaccatctattgaatgtgttaatgaaaacatgtttgaatatatttgtgtgaatgtatatattttattaattgtttattcTCAATAAATAGGTAAAATGTCATCCCGATCTGAGAAGGGTAAGGGTCAGAAGACCCGACGCCCAAGAGCAGTAGTATGCCAGTCTCCTCAGACAGCAGTGTGCCCCCCCCCCACAGAGTCAGTTAGCAGGTTACATGTCCATGGCCAGTACCCAACCTCTTACGTCATTACTCTCCTCTCAGGGGAGGCCTATGTCTGGGTCACCATATTTTATTCGCCCACCTATGGACTTTAGTTATCCGTTTCAGCAGACTGCAGGACCTAGTTTTTCATCAtaccagcagactggaggatatAGTTTTCCACCTAACACACAGGTGCCCCCAggattccagcagactggaggatctgcTAGCTTTCCACCTAACACACAGGTGCCCCCAggattccagcagactggaggatcccACACTCCATATCCCACACAGGTGCCcttatccttccagcagacacagatTCCCCCACGCTTCCAGCAGACTGGGGGATCCCACACCCCGCATCCCACTCATATACCTGCACGTGAGGATGATCATGTGGAGCCGGGTGGGGATGATATTGTGCAGGATGCAGATGATGTTCAGTCTGATGGTGACGATGTTCAGGGGGAGGATGATCCGAGTGAGATTCATATCATTGAGGGTAGATATTATATTTGGCCCGCTGGAAATTCGTAAGtatcttatatattaaatttttattgagtttacatttcctttttttaatataaatttatatttaatgcatgCTAATTAACATAATTGTTGTTTAGGTTTGgaccgagtcggactgctgccagGTGTGTGTACTATGTGATTCAGCAAATGTATAAAGAAGCTTGGACGACTTTTGGAGATGTTACAAATAAAGATGCTTGGTTTAATTGCTTTAAGgtacaattaatatattttttcgagtcattgtttttttaaattttttttactatagTTTTCTAACAGTTTATTTTAATGTATTCAGGAAAAGTGTACGTGGGATCCAATGAGCGAgaaacttgttaaaaaaaattatttcagcaGAACATCAAAAAGACTTTCTGACACGTTGCGAAatgttagaaagcgttgggaacgtGATGGTAGTCGTCCTGGGTGGTTGGGCCAAGAAGTTCTTGAAAAACTTATTGCATATTGGAATTCAAAGGAATTTAAAGCTAAGTCTGAAAATGCTAAaaaaatgagggcatctgaaaaaggaggtcaccttaatgcagttggaagtataagcacttaCGAACATTCTCGACGCATGGTAATTATTGTCACTTTTTAAAGgtatgttttgattaattatttgttttttaattatagttaattttattttttaggctAAAAGGTTGGGGAGACAACCACTCATGATCGAGTTGGTTAAAGAAACTAGGACAAAAAAATCGGGTGATTTAGTTGACGAGCGTACTCGAAAAGCTTTGGTAAgttattcaatttttattattttttttatatttaatggcaATTTTGTGATGTTATTTTAACGTGGCAACTAAAAAGTTCCGGcgtgattttcatgtggcaacTCTGATGTTGTGGCATGtaaatcacgtggcaactaattttcaatttattatttaatataatttaatttaagttatatatacataatttttattctattttatgtgtaggaggattatcaaACAAAGCTTGTGGATTTTTTGGTCGCTAATCCCAAATATACTCCTAGAGAaggagagccgcttcatccagatgttgatttttatatttggagTGAAGTCATTGACGGAAAAGGGCCTATTGGATGTTTTTTTGGTGCGGGAAATTTGGCGGGAAGCTTGAGAAGTGGAGatcgaaatttatttcaaagagttaGAGATGGGGAAGGATCGTCACGTCCAACACAATTGGCACCGCAAGTAATGGAAACAATAAGACAGTTGGCTCTAACTGAGGCGAGACGCGAGTTAGCGCAACGTGAGGCGGAGCTAAAGGCCCAAATGGATGAACGTGAGGCGGCGCTAAAAGCACAAGTGGAGGGGCAACAACGGCAAATAGAGGCAATGGCAAAGATGCAAGCAGagatacaacaacaacaaatagaggCAATGGCGAAGATGCAAGCAGAGATGCAACAACAAATGCGGTTATTTATGCAGTCTCAACAAAGTGGTGGTCAACCGTCTAGAGGAAACGTGGGAGCGGCTGACACTGAGCAAGAGAATGATCATGATTTCAACCTTGATAACTATCCCGATCCCGATGATGATTTTttaggatgaattttatttttattttaattttaaattgtatgagataacaaaattttatttattatatgttagtattttggatattatattataaatataatatattttagaagtttaatatatttttgtatttagttattattattattaatttaactaaataaatatttttattaatatttattaattttcagcaaataatattaataataatttttttttataataataaaattcagatttttttttaaaaacattttaatgtTTGTGGCGTGTTTTCCATGTCACTGATTTGTGACATGTGAGACACGTCGCAACTtccaaaattaatttcaaaattagcGACGTGTTTTACATGTCACAAATCAGTGACATGGAAAACACGCCACAACTTTTCTTCGCGTAGTGTGCCATCTGCTTTTTGCAGACCTTGTCTGTCCCAGTTGCAGATAGGGGCTTGGTAATTGTGCAAGTTTAGCGACGTGAACGCCATGTCACAAATTTGTGACGTGATAAACACAACACAACAAGTTCCCACGCACTCCCAGGCGACGTATATGACCATGTCGCTAATTTTACGTTCTGACGTGATATTCCATGTTGTGTCATGGATTCCACGTCGCTACAGGCGTGATTTTTTGTAGTGTAGGTATCTTCCTTAAAATGTTCATCCAATCTTTTCTGAGACATACCTAGTTCTTCTAAAGAACTccttagttagtcttctccaagacattcttcctaagcattgttcaaagcctaagcttcttcgcatcaaccctTGGTATACCCTATTTAGGAACCCCTTCAGGTaatcttatgtaagacattacttcatacCTCCTCAAATGCAATCGAATGATCCatgtctgaaaagcatatgctatAGACGAGTATCTTGTCAAGCaaatggatggcatctttaagcccatctcaaaaaAACTATTTCCTACACCGGCAACCGCAAATTtctaggtattctagtgttcaatcctcttccaccatcAGATCACGATAGGCAAACAAGctaatctacctcttcaggtttaagaagattgaacaggggcagctgtcataccccaaaatttgccttccatattccaatcacaatgattcaaagttcaagagattcatccagtcattctcctgagcaagagtctcctaaagctagggtttggtgCTCTCCTGACGGAATTAACAAGACAAGATCCCTAATTAAGTCCCCCATGTTTCATTATGCTCTAAGGTGCTTACATAACAAAGGTCAATACTCAATTCCAAAGTTTGCCCACCCAatggtccagatgatccacagtcaactgattaaacctaaaagtcaatcacaatcaaagcatggtccaagcctctgatcattgatcaaacatcaagtatagaagtGTATAtctatcatttgatcaaagattgatcatgattccattagtagaaactcagaaatgaacaagtgcaaaaaggttcaaattagggtttctttaggagaaagtcaacccaactttgacagggcataactttcatatggaacatcaaaaattccccactcaaagcctattttgaaggaaattggattctctacaactttgtctctcacaagccaaggctagaaatgcttcatttgagaggtacaaggcaaaagattacaggtcattttcaggcatccttcaaaagcagttttttgtcaaagaagatatgatcaagataaaagctccaaatgaaaaatatgttccaaagtggcctatagaggacatcttgaggtttccaaaaagtcttagaactccctcgtagcttaaaaattgagtgagatatgcttgatcaaagttaagcAATTTTTGGGggtaaaatgtgaaataagaaggttcaaattggaaaattttgcaaatgggcctatggtattatgatgcaatcttggtccacaagtcattagcatgtccaaaaccatatgccacgaaatttaacattttatttgatttaatatgattttttatttcatttttaatgatttaattaagataaaaatcaaatattttggtaaaggAGATATTATGATTGATTTCAATCAATATTAATGGCAAAATACAATCATATTTTTGTGCCTAATCAAATAGGAGAAAATTGATACAATATTTGCCCAAAAATAGCAAGATTTCATTCAAGAATAAAGTGAATTTTCTCAAACATGGCAATATTGGATTCAAGGACTTTGGGCTCTATTTGTTGACCTAATCCTGTTCTCTTATAAATAGACAACACAAGGCAGAGGAATAGGGGTTCGAAAAATCTGGAGAGAGGAGCATATGCAAGAGCAAAAAGTCTTCAAAAATTCAAGATCGGTTTTGAATATTGAAGGCGTTTCAAAGGATTCTCAGGATTGATACATGTCCACTGGTGTTTGCTGAAGCTGTTTGGATACTCACACGACACCAACAACCCCAGATTAATCTCCATTTAGCCAAGGTAAGTTATTCTGAAACTTGAATCGATGGCCATGATTGATGCATCTCCATGTTAATTTGTTTGCGTATTATGGTTTGCTTGTGTGTTGTGAACGTGTATGTGCTTTTAATTGAAATTCTGGGCAGTATATGCATAATCGGCCATTGAAGGCTGAACAAGGTTTTAGGGTTTCAAATTAGGGATTTGTGTTAGGGGTAAAATTAGATCAAAACAAGAGTTGGATTGAGTTCGCGTGAGGGAGACGAAGAGGATTGATAGGTCGCGCCTTATTTATGTGAGTGTATATGTAAATCGCTATTTTTTCAGGTATGGTTGCTACAAACAATTTCGTAGCAAATCCATAGCTAATTTTGCAGGTTTTTTGCTATTTTGttggggaagacgatgaggtgtcattCCCTGGTTTGCCAATTCAAACTTCGCGCGCGTTTGATCCGGTTGTGGTACTTGTTTTTTATGTATAGTTCTGAGCGCGTACGTATTTCAAGTAGAGCCATTGGCTCAGTTGGTGAGGAGCGTGTGTGTTGGTCcccagggtccagggttcgatccctggccctatctattatttttctaaatttctAATCTTGATCCTATACGCTAACATTCAAGTAGAACACCATGTGTCTTCAGATCAAAGCCTTAGAATCTCCTCCCAGCTTAGATCTAACGCCTCTGATCTAATGTCCATAATATAAACCTCTAACCCAACCATACTGAATCATGAACCCTAATAAACTAATAatcttaattatttgtttattttaattaaaatacttttaatatatttatcaatataataataattgtttttaaataaattaatatatgatatttatataaaaaatttctaatttgttgttcgttccgattaaatcaattaatcgctatggtcaataataattttaattaaaatggtatttatttaaaatataactaatttctatttagttaaatggtttcaactattttattagttgcgatgattaacttattttaattttcgtaccttaattcgttattctttttaatcgaatcaatcgattacgaggagtAACGATACAAACTAAATTCATTAAAATGTCTAAAAAATATtcttattcgttattagtaataatcagatcaattgattaaaattagtaacgatacaatttcaaatctgttaactatggcgatcgaatctattgatcgttgcggttaatagtgcaagattaaatcagggttgtacgcccaaacctcaaaacacttttcaaacctttcaaaacctcaatatcaaactacggattttcatccttattcaaaactgcgataggccattcaaaaagcctctaaaaccatctcaaatcaaatttcaactctaagggcgtacaacccttccccgaggtctggaggcaacaaggcaacaaggcgaGTTCCCCTCCCCCACAAATCTCATTTTCCCCCTATTTATTTCCTTAAATCATAAACCTTTAACTTTGATAATATTTGCCTTAACC
Encoded proteins:
- the LOC131656935 gene encoding uncharacterized protein LOC131656935; its protein translation is MYKEAWTTFGDVTNKDAWFNCFKEKCTWDPMSEKLVKKNYFSRTSKRLSDTLRNVRKRWERDGSRPGWLGQEVLEKLIAYWNSKEFKAKSENAKKMRASEKGGHLNAVGSISTYEHSRRMAKRLGRQPLMIELVKETRTKKSGDLVDERTRKALEDYQTKLVDFLVANPKYTPREGEPLHPDVDFYIWSEVIDGKGPIGCFFGAGNLAGSLRSGDRNLFQRVRDGEGSSRPTQLAPQVMETIRQLALTEARRELAQREAELKAQMDEREAALKAQVEGQQRQIEAMAKMQAEIQQQQIEAMAKMQAEMQQQMRLFMQSQQSGGQPSRGNVGAADTEQENDHDFNLDNYPDPDDDFLG